A part of Rhopalosiphum maidis isolate BTI-1 chromosome 3, ASM367621v3, whole genome shotgun sequence genomic DNA contains:
- the LOC113558376 gene encoding piggyBac transposable element-derived protein 3-like → MFLAARLKNVMLPDDSILMKQPRGTTAHCISKVLDTDIVAVIWKDTKIVSLLSTFTAIDPVVKVSRFDRKQKKRIEVDYPNIIQVYNRHMGGVDLLDGLLGRHKIKMRSRKWYMRVFHHLLDVTVVNSWLLHKRIQKQKGNNSVLSLVKFREQLALSLCKIGTYTPKRGRPTNDVQEGIIKKGKMGTKIGQHAPPKEVRTDKLDHWPIESEKKTRCKNPGCKGFTFMMCGKCQISLCCGKGLTCFTKWHTT, encoded by the coding sequence ATGTTCCTGGCTGCcaggttaaaaaatgtaatgttgcCAGATGATTCTATTCTAATGAAACAACCTAGGGGCACTACTGCCCATTGTATATCCAAAGTGTTAGATACAGACATAGTTGCTGTCATATGGAAAGatacaaaaattgtaagtttGCTGTCGACATTTACTGCTATAGACCCAGTTGTAAAAGTAAGTAGGTTTgacagaaaacaaaaaaaaagaattgagGTTGACTatccaaatataatacaagtctATAACAGACACATGGGTGGTGTTGATTTACTAGATGGCTTACTTGGGCGTCATAAGATAAAGATGAGGAGTAGAAAATGGTACATGAGGGTTTTCCACCATTTATTGGATGTAACTGTAGTAAATTCTTGGCTTCTACATAAAAGAATTCAGAAACAGAAAGGAAATAATAGTGTGCTATCATTGGTAAAGTTTAGGGAACAACTTGCTTTATCTCTCTGCAAAATTGGTACCTATACCCCAAAACGTGGACGTCCCACCAATGATGTACAAGaaggaattataaaaaaaggtaaaatggGCACTAAAATAGGACAGCATGCACCTCCAAAAGAGGTGAGAACTGATAAATTAGATCATTGGCCAAttgaaagtgaaaaaaaaactagatgtAAGAATCCAGGTTGCAAAGGTTTTACTTTTATGATGTGTGGAAAATGTCAAATAAGTTTATGTTGTGGCAAAGGACTAACTTGTTTCACCAAATGGcatacaacataa
- the LOC113558377 gene encoding SCAN domain-containing protein 3-like → MSEAKKKKRQYSAEYIKYGFIQSRINPSSPMCLICQKTFSNEAMKPSRLLDHFNKMHSDMKDKDVTYFQNMEKKYVAQPTLSTLFSAASKQDNDGLRASYNISLLIAKTGKPHTIGEDLILPALKEVITTVFHKPAADIIRKIPLSNSSVQRRIDEMAENIEESLCNHLKTCQFSIQLDESTLPTNEALLLSYVRFIKNEKICQELLFAINLETNTKGKTIFNTLEKFCYEKQIPLMNIMSIATDGAPAMTGRHKGFIAYLKNKVPDVLAVHCVIHRQHLVAKNLSESLHKSLHYVIRAVNKIRSNSLNDRLFSQLCVANDEDFNRLLLHTEVRWLSKGTCLTRFYNLFDSVIEFLKNRDTGLRDNLITSKNDISYLTDLYKLFNDVNLQLQGDDLNLIKTKTVISTFVAKLLLYKRNIGRREFNNFPNLAAASFINDDLVVYCQHLENLHNDFKERFQDILNMDIPDWVLDPFSNVNTAESSQLEEQLLELTTNEEIKFKFKNGYQEFWLQKPIMELYPSLWSIVQRFLIAFPSSYLSERGFSAVATLLTKKRNRLLVTERGDLRLFLSKFEPDINKLVNAHGFHHIK, encoded by the coding sequence ATGTCGGaagcaaaaaagaaaaaaagacaaTACAGTGcggaatacataaaatacggATTTATTCAAAGTCGGATAAATCCATCATCGCCAATGTGCCTCATatgtcaaaaaacattttcaaatgaaGCAATGAAACCTTCTCGATTACtcgatcattttaataaaatgcattcaGATATGAAAGACAAAGATGTGACTTACTTtcaaaatatggaaaaaaagtACGTAGCTCAACCTACTTTGTCAACGCTTTTTTCTGCGGCTTCTAAGCAAGATAATGATGGGCTTCGTGCGTCGTACAATATATCACTATTAATTGCTAAAACAGGCAAACCGCATACCATTGGGGAAGACTTAATTTTACCAGCATTAAAAGAAGTAATAACAACTGTGTTCCATAAACCAGCGGCAGATATTATCCGAAAAATTCCTTTGAGCAATAGTTCTGTACAAAGACGAATTGATGAGATGGCcgaaaatattgaagaatcaTTGTGCAATCATTTGAAGACTTGTCAATTTTCAATTCAGTTGGATGAGTCCACTTTACCAACTAATGAagcattattgttatcatacgtgaggtttataaaaaatgagaaaatatGTCAAGAACTATTATTTGCGATAAATTTAGAGACAAATACAAAAGgaaaaaccatatttaataCACTGGAAAAGTTTTGTTATGAAAAGCAAATCCCTCTGATGAATATTATGTCAATTGCTACTGATGGTGCCCCAGCTATGACAGGGCGACACAAAGGCTTCATagcgtatttaaaaaataaagttccaGACGTGCTTGCTGTACATTGCGTCATTCATCGCCAGCATTTAGTTGCAAAAAATCTGAGTGAAAGCCTGCATAAATCACTGCATTATGTTATTAGAGCAGTTAATAAAATCAGAAGCAACTCACTAAATGACAGATTATTTAGTCAACTTTGCGTTGCTAATGATGAAGATTTCAATCGATTGCTGCTTCACACAGAAGTGCGCTGGCTGTCAAAAGGTACTTGTCTGACTCGATTTTACAATCTGTTTGACTCTGTGATAGAGTTCCTGAAAAACAGAGACACAGGACTTCGCGATAACCTCATCACATCAAAGAATGATATTTCGTACTTGACAGACCTCTACAAGTTATTTAATGATGTCAATCTCCAACTTCAAGGTGACGACTTGAActtgattaaaacaaaaactgtcATTTCTACATTCGTTGCCAAACTGCTATTATACAAGAGAAATATTGGTAGACgtgaatttaataactttcCTAATTTAGCAGCAGCATCTTTTATCAACGATGACTTGGTTGTTTACTGTCAACACTTGGAGAACCTCCACAATGATTTCAAAGAACGATTCCAGGACATTTTAAACATGGACATACCAGACTGGGTATTAGATCCTTTTTCAAATGTCAACACAGCAGAATCATCCCAGTTAGAAGAACAACTTTTAGAATTGACCACAAATGAGgaaatcaaattcaaattcaagaATGGCTATCAAGAATTTTGGCTGCAAAAGCCAATCATGGAACTGTACCCTAGTTTATGGTCGATTGTTCAACGATTTCTGATAGCATTCCCATCATCGTATTTGTCTGAGCGTGGATTCAGTGCTGTAGCAACACTGCTAACAAAAAAGAGAAATCGGTTGCTTGTTACCGAACGCGGTGATTTACGGCTGTTTTTGAGTAAATTTGAGCCAGATATTAACAAACTCGTTAATGCACATGGATTCCATcacattaagtaa